The Euphorbia lathyris chromosome 4, ddEupLath1.1, whole genome shotgun sequence genomic interval TCATCAGGACAAGTTTCAAGAAACGCTCTTACTTTTATCTGTTCCTCTGTCGTCAGCTCAGCATCTCCTTCGCTCAACCTCTTACGTACTGCTGCACTTGTACTGTCTGTACCATCAGCAACAACCTGGTTCAAAGGTACAACCAAAGTAAGACATGCTTCATTTTACTATATCACAATTCGTGGCCCTCAACTTCGTTGTTTTTACACATTTTTCATTTCCCGATTATCCCAATCGCTCCCTGTTCCCTCTCCAACTCCGTCACTCTCTCTGGATATACAGCTCAGTATGAGTTTTAGTAGACACTCTCCACCAAGCCACATGTGGCCAAAGAGAAGCACATCAAACAATGTGCATTGGACGTTTTGAAATTGACAAGTGGCATTTTACAGGACCATGCTTACACATAACATGTTACTGGCTAGCACAAAGTGGATGGAAAAGGTCCAGAAAGAACAGATTCCCCGTGTTTCTCTCTCAGACTACTAAAGGAAACAATGCTCATAGTAATATCAGAAAACACCCTAAGAGAACGAGTCTTACTTCAACGTAATTGTTGACATGCCCATCTTTGTTGGGGGAAGTGAAGGGTTCATGTTCGTTGTATAACCATTCACCATCTACAACATACTTGTACTCGTAGCGCCCTTCCTGTTCAAGCAAGAGTAAGTACATTAATGCATCCCAATTTAATAATTACCCATTCACCATCAACAATGTAATTTTACTATTGAAGTTTGAATACAGGGAATGCTTTTAACTATTGTTGTAGCAATGGATTTGAAATATTAAGGCGAAATGCAGTACAAATTATAAGCAGCGTCCAAATGCACTATAACTACTCCaaataagagagagagagaggactTGCCAATAGTTGCCTCTGAAGAATCCACAATCCCTGTTGCTTGTCCAATAGTAGAGGTATTCCCTGGAAAAATAAATTGCAAATATAGAATCAATGGCCAAGGAGAAACTAGAAAGGCAAAGAACTAGATGGACAACTACAAGAAGTATAAAGTGATGCTTATGCAGTAAGAATTATGAAGTAAGAATCTTATTTTTCCAAAGACTCTAAGGATTTAGTTTCTATCCCCTGTTTCTCCCTTATTCTTTGTTAATTCAGCGGTACAACAACCAATCCTTAATCCCAATTAGCTAGGGTAGGCTACCTAAATCCCTATTTTCCAATAGGTTGTATTAGAAAACACAATCTTTTGAGAGATCAAGCAGTCAGAGGTCCTAATAACAGACATCCAACACAGCATGTCTTCGCTTTCCCTCTTTAaccatattatttatattctctCAAATTTATAAATGGGACTGCCTATGGGATGCATTGAATCCAAAAACCACCTTAAACATCCTAATCGTTTATCCTCAGTAACTGTCACACCTAGCATTTCAAAGATACGATAATTTCTGATTCTATCCATCCTTGCAACTCCACCTATCCATTTCAACTCATCACAGAGGTTTGTTGATATTCTATCTTACCACCCCACATCCACTTCAGATCATACTTAGACAGATACCTATTCTATGAAAACTTCCTTTATGTTCACACGACATCCCTGTAACACATTTTTGTTTCATCCATCAGAATTAAAGCAAATTATTGAGGTAATCAAATGGCAATTAGGAACTGTCGTGGGTCCTAACTTGGAATACTTTTCATGCCTTTAACATACTTGATTAGCATAAAAGCACATGTCATATGGAAGTGTCATTTGATAGGGTTTTAGTGCTTAACAAGCCAATACAACTGTATAGTTGAAGTGAAAAAACTGGCCTAAATCAAGTCCTTTCACATCCACAAACATGTATCAAATTTTCTCTAGACAAAAGCAGCTTTGCCGATTTTCTCAAATATTGAGGCCTGTAAAACATGAAGGTCGTATATTGGAGAGTTAACCTTATTGAGTACAAAATTTTCACAGCATtacagaaagaaaaaaaaatcacctTACTAAATATATGCATACAATGCAAGTATGCATTGACATAGATGTTCATTAGCAGTGAAACTCACCGCTTCTCTAATGTCCATAGCTTATAACAAGAAAACCCTTAGTTATTAATACCTGGCCCCATCCAATATCAAGTCCAGAAATTTCCACTCTAGAGCATTCGCCATTCTTCCATGTCAGAGTAACAAGCCTCTTCCTGAGACCTGTAAGCTTCCAAATAAGAGAAATGGAATAAATTAGTTTATATGCAGACCAGATACATCATAAGCAGAAATATAACAGCAGATCACCTGCAGCTCTTATTATTAAAAGATACCATTATTTATATCAAGATACTTCTCAATCATCAATTTGTTGCCATTATATATGGAAGAACACCAACAATTGttcaaccaattaaattagGGGTGGAGATAGGAGCATGAGCCTCAATAACTCCAGTATCATTTGATTTTGCACtaatgtttataaaaaaaaaaaaaaaagggcggcccggtcgcattacgcgtccccgctgagcgagggtccggggaggggtcccaccacaagggtgtattgggggcaagccttcccttgccaatttaattggcaagaggccgctcctaagactcgaacccgtgacctcaggtcacacggcaacaacgttttaccgttgcgccaaggctcgccctcttttGCACTAATGTTTATAACAACAAAAATACATAGTAGTATCTTCTGCTAGACATTCTGCTCAAGTGATTCTAACTAGCTATTAGTTCACCGGTGACGGTCACATCAATCAAAATTGGGGATGTTAACAacttgaccatcatatcatGCAAAAGGAGCTGCCCGCCTCAAAGTAACTGAAAACTAGGATATCAAACAAAGTGATAAAATATAGAACTGAAGGAACTCTTCTGCCTTTAAGCTAAGAAATTTATTGGGTTGACCACTGGGTATGCCAAATTATGGATTCGCAGAGTGAAATGTACAAATTTACAAGGAGGAAATCTATCATGCAACAGTCATCACATAAAGGACTTTTTTGTTTACAAGAAGAACAAAACCTAATTTATATAAGCATCTAAAAAGaattaatatgaaaaaaaaaaaaacagattcaaggcttctttttttataataatatgaaaAGGATAAAATAACTCACTATATCAGCAGTTGCACTTTTTATAGCATCGATCTTAGGGAAGCATGAGCGCTTGCTCTGCAAATAAAAAAGACATTGAGAGAGAAACTATCAGCAGTTAATATATTTATCAGCTACTCTGAGCAGATTCCTCTATTTTACATACATGAAGTGTGAAATATTAATACAGCGAGATTCCACGATATCACTACAAATCTACAACAGTGAAAATATTTGGATATGAGATATCTATATTAGCTAAGCTAGAAAAGCAAAAAGCGATGATGCATTTAACATTAGCAAACCCAGACAACTAGTTTCAATACCAGGCTAAAAGCTCTTTTGAAACTGACATCAAATGCAGGTACTCGACCACAACTATTACATACTGAATTTACAAATTCATCAACTGGACCCACATACTTCTCAAACTTAAATACAATCAATTTAATCAAGAAAATCATTTTCTTTGTAAAATAATTGTAAATCGAAAACATATGGGATACATTACCCTAGTATTGAAACTAGTTTTTTAGgctataataaattaaatcgTTCATGATCGCTTTTTAGGCTGTATAGGATACAATAACCTctgttttcatttaaaaaaaaaatgtaacaaaaGAAGCAAGTTACCAGAAGCAAATCATGGGCATCATTAAGTTTGTACCCCTGGACCCAGAACATGTAGGCCATCTGTGATTCACATATAAACAATCAGTAATTGTCAAGGCAGATAATAAACCATTATCAATAGATAATCATACCGGAGCTATCAAATATAAGATCTATTTTTTGCCCATTTTCCACAAAATGTAAATTTTTTCCTCCAAATTTAAGCATGAAAGTTCCATGCTGATGCCCATATGTTCTTATTTGTCATGGGAAAGCTTGTGTACAGTgaacattcatttatttaaCTTTATGCTTAGTGACTACTTCCAACACCTTCCTCAGTTAATAAATACTCAGTTGACTTAGTTGATGTTTGACTTGCATGATAAAACATCTCATCACTTATTGGAACAGATTATTTAGAATATCAAAGAGTTGGGATGCCACAAGCAAGTTTGAGAAAGATTTCAATCATTTGTTTTCACTCATGGAAATAGTACATAGTACTAAGGGAAGtcaaaacataaattttatttcattGACACATTCCCAATAGGACCAATACTAATATCAAAGAATGAAATGAAGTGTCCCAAGGCAAAGCATCATGCTACATAAAAATACAAGTCACAATTACAAAGTCTATTTACTTTCAAAACTGAGAACACTGAGGCGACAAGGCTAGGCGTTTAGGGTACCAAACATAAAACAAGCTAATTTTGAGGGAAGAGGTTAGGTGGTTCTTGCTTCCTTTATTGCACAACACATATcataaactatttaaaaaaaaaaacttaaaacatAAGATGTTCAAGAACTTGCAGCTCAATGTTtcagaaataaaattgaaatgcCTACAGCAGCAGCAGGAGCTCTTCCTAGTCCAGCAGTGCAATGTATATATGTCACACCTCCATTTTGGTTTACAGCTCTGCTTAATTTGCTAACAACTGCTGGAAGTCTTATCCGTAAATCAAATGCATCAAAGTCTCTgcattataaatattaaaatacatatcACTGCTTGAACTTGTTATGTTAGCTTAGCAACTGAAATGAACCGAAGTAGAAATTTAACTGAAACAAAATAATTTTACAGAgtaacccaaaaaaaaattacagactAAAGAAAAATGGGTGAATGGAAATTCAATGAGCACAACAACTGAAGTCCCAAAGGAGTAGAAAATGATTAAATGTAACAGTTGATGTCCCGTGATTGGAAGTGAATGACTAAAATACACATAGCACAGTATGTATCTATCATCTAAAGTTCCTCAAACAAAGGAGCCAGCTATCTACCCCCATTTATTTGTTCCTTTAGCTTATATGGCTACAAAAGGTTAACTGTTCAtggaaaagatatatatacatgCTCACCTTATCTCTGCACGCACATGTTGAATGTCACCACATTCCTTGGCATATTCTTGAATGGACTTGATATCTACCCCAAAATATCTGGAAATATTAGTGAAGGAATTATACTAATCTTCACAAGCTAAAACTTCATATACTTTAAGGCTCAAGCTGTTAAATATCAACCAAATGAAGACCACGTATAAAGCTGCCAGCACTGGAAACTAAAGGCACGTGGTTCTAATTCAAATCATGACCTCAAATAGAATTTAAAGCACTTATTTATAGGATACTCCAGGTCTGAATCTTGTTGCAAGCAAAATATGGTTTTCACTCCTATACTTCGAAGCTTATCCACATCCTCAGGACTCTAGCAGTTtgaaacaagaggaaaaaataaaaatagcacAAGTCAGAAACAATTtgtgaagatgatgatgataataatagtaatagtaATAACAATGATAAGAATAAGAATAACAATTCCTCCATAAAATTCATAAGGAGTAATCACCTGTAAGCAGGAACCAACGATCAGGTCCGGACGAATGAAGTTGTAGTTCATTCCTAGTTCATGCCTATAGGTCAAAACTGTACTAAACACATTAGAAAGAATGATTAGCAATTATTACagataaaagaaaagatatacattgcatcacaaatgaggaagttttgaaaaaacaTGTCATGAAGTTATGAAGCACAGACTAGGGGGCGGACACAGGTGCggcattttaaaaaaatataagacaCGGGTGTGGCGGGACAcagcaaattttatataattaattatatatatactatttacaaaatatataaaaaaaattgacaaatcacaaataattcattttataaaccataaaaaaaacatcCATAATGAGATAAGTCATTAATCATAAACCTAATTTATACCAACTTTAGAGTCTGTATGTATCATAAACCTAATTTACAATTTGTATTATAAACATAAGCCTAAGAAAAGACTTACACGGAtgaagaggagagaagaagtAATCGAGCACAGATGAAACACAGAGGAGGAAGACTTCACAGAACAAAATCGCACAGACAGGAGCAGCAACAAAACGCACAAGTGAAGAAGACACAGAAAAAGTGGCGATTGGAAGAAACAGAGAGAAGCGCAGACGGAGAGAGTAAGAGatatatttagttttttttttttgtctaaaaaattTCTAATTAAACCCTCTTTTAAACTTTACATTCTTTCCCTCCCGCCGTGTCCCAGCCGTGTCGGAATTCACAATCAAAAAAACCCAGGGGACACGTTTGTGCGGTGTCGGGTGGGAATCTAGCTGTGTCTCCGGCGAGTCCCCGTGTCTGGCGAGTCCGACACCGCCACTCCGACCTCGGGAAAGAGTCCGTGCTTCATGTTGACATCGAAAACCCAAGGAACCATAAGCATTTTAAAATTCAAGTTGACATCCCAAAAACTTAAAACACATTTCTCAGTGAATATTCGAGATTAAAATGATGCAGCATTGCCGGACATACCAGCACCCATAGCTTCTGTCATGTTGTGACTGTATGTCTCAGATTTTTTCTCCTCCTCCTTTGTGTCTGCACCACTTGTATCAGAACTGGACGCAGAACCAGAAATTGCCTACAGTGACAACAACAAAATTTCTTTAATGAAAAAGGGGAGaaactttttttccttttaaccaAAAAGGAGAGAAATGACTTGAATTTAATTATGTACTGAACAAACGGCCAATTTTAATGATGATttctgaaaaagagaaattaacCAACAGGAAGAGGAACTATCTTAATATGCATACAGATGCAAGTTATAACAAGCAAACAATTCAAAATAAATTCCAAAGAAAAAAGAAGTGAAAAAGGAAACGAATATATAGAATCAGCAAATTCTGACGCTACCTTGACAGCCATACTTGGATACCGATGGGTCAAATTTATCACTCCCTGCATCAAATCACAGAACTCGACAAATTTATCTAAAGCAAATAGGGAAAAATGCATACTAGGACACAATAAGAAGAGTGAGATTAAATTACCACCGCATTAACAgaaacagatgatgaagaagaagaacgaATAGATATTATCGGATGGCATTTGAAGGCATGGAAAGGCAAAACAGAGGATCTAgcaaaaacgaaaaaaaaaattgtaagatTAAACGAAATAAACACtgaaaagaggaagaaaatgGGAAAAGGAGTACTTGGGGAGATAATGGAGGCAGTCCatcggaggaggaggagaaggaagAACTGTCAGGGAAAAAGGGTGAGTGAAATGTGAACTGTTTTAGTCCAGTTTTTTTGTAGAGTATGATGGGATTAGGAGAAAAGGAGGATTGCCTTTTGAAAGATTCTCTCAAATGCCATTTTCATATTCTTTGCAAGAGAGAAgtgattttttattatattttaatctttttgtGAGGAAGAAGCAATTGGTTCATAAATAATTTTCCCTTTTACAGATGCAACAAGTGGGGCCTATTGCACGGAAGACTCAGATTTCGCACGTGAATTTCGGATCGGATCAAACTCGGTCGGCGAatcaagggtaaattacacccatccCCACtgaacttttctttttttgacaACATCCCCACTGAACTTTAGTCATTAatgggtattgctatataccgtcCCTAAATTCCGGTCCACCGCATCCTCTTGACTATATTGCCCTTCtcattttatttcttccaaaaccttaaaaactctctctccctttctctcccgagcacaaatccCGGATTTTACAAAAATGGACCCAAGCATTCCCGAAGATaatgatttcgaacacgaggtaatattacgatTCTTAAATACGTGtctgtttaatttttaattttttttcgttGGTTTTTGCCTGAACGGGTAGCACATACTCCCGGTCCGTCGGCCGAATGCATGAACTATCCGTTCGGCCTAAGGACGGGCAACATGCGGCACCCGTTCCACCGAGGGAACGGGCAGCATGCGCCGCCCGTTCCGCCgatggaacgggtggtacgcgccGCCGGTTCCACCGATGGAACGGCAGTACGCTTTGCCCGTTCCACCGATGGTGAAACGGGCAAGCTACCTGTTCAGGCAAAAAGGGGCAGAAATTGCCccgaagttttttttttaaattttaatgtcAATTATGCTAacatattatgcattttttgtatattcaggtaccgatagaagattggaaacccgataacattgattatagttcgcgtttCATAACGGATACCATTTTCCCTTCATGTCAGgatgctattgattgggcaaaaaagatagctattcagaatgggtttgagattgtaatatcttcgcacaaacaTGGGGGAAAACAGAAGCTGTTGcgatgttcacggggtgaacgatatagaggtgttgtgaaaattgatgaagatcctgcaattagaaaaggtaaaactaaagcgtgccgctgtaaatttcagattaaagcctatcaacatgcaaACATTTCTGGATGGGGGATATAGGCTAAGCCtgggttaactggaatgcataaccatacaatgcgtgtgtatccagagggaagtcggcagatgagcggactcagtatcgcatctaaacaaattgtgcgtgatatgactccagctcaagcaaagccctGTGCTAtttagcagcagttaaagaaaaacacccagaagacaactcagtaattaaacacatatataattacagggacaaaatgaggaaggatgggtttgaaggtagagacttggctagtcaattctaccatattgatgtggagaacaaatatgtcaattacacacaggttgattcaggtgtgataacgcatgtgttcatggcacatccagagtcagttgatatgttcaggacttaccactggtacatcggcattgattcaacatacaaaacaaacaagtacaaaatgccgttTGTTCAGATTGTGgggatgacgccatgcaataacaacttcaagatagcgtatgctattgttaaagacgagactgaagggagctatcgttggattttgcaaaggctgaggattttgattgggtttgatcTTAACCCAACCGTTATTGTTAGTGACAGGGAGCTTGGGTTATTAAAGCCGATCAaagaagtttttccacaagcagcgcacttgctatgcacttggcatataaataaggatgtggaagatcgGGTGTATAGAATTTTGGGAGATAAAGGACATgcctctaaattcaagaatggcagaTGGAGAACAATATTACAATCATTAACTATTGAGGAGTACGAGACCAATCTTAGCATGATGAAGGATAAGATGAGTAGGTACAAAAATCTTATCTCGTatgttgaggagacgtggttggtgcataaggagaagtttgttgttgcttggacaaaggagttcctacattttggcaacacaacttcttgtcgagtggagagtgaacatgctagtctaaagcaatggcacAATACGGCAACTGGCTCCCTTGacacggtatggcagaaggttTACAAGCAGATTGAATCACAAGCAACTAATATAAGGTATTTGCAATTTTTTCTACTGCAATTTAGTAATTTGCATTTATGGCTGTATCATTTCACTAACTAATAGTAATTTTGTCTTCATCTCAGAtacatgcttgagcagtccCGGCTTCGTCAAGCAGTCACTTTCGCCGGACACCCATTAAACCAACTTGTATTCAAAGTCTCTCACTACTGTTTAGAGTTGCTGAATGAAGAGTTAGAGCGCATGAGAgggttgagccatgaagtgGACGTGCGTTGCGGTTGTATATTGAGAACCTCAcatcagataccatgtgcatgcgAGCTGAAACAAGCTTGTGATCTAGACCAAATGATCAGTATTGAGAGTGTTCATGTGTTCtggagaacacttttaatcaattatGGTCACACTGATGAAAATGCAGGGCGTAATGATCTGAACGAGGATTAGCGATATTTTCAGTCCTTAGTGGATCAGGTCTCTAAAGGTGACCCAGCCATAATGCGTAATATTTCAATGCTtatccatgatcaactacaccctgatcaagctCAGTACACCAAACCCGATGTCAAAATTCACGTTCGAGGACGACCTAAGGTGAGCAAATCCACAAAACGTATGCCGAGTTCTTGGGAATACAATGAAACTCGTTGTGGACGGGCTCGTTCTACTAGTTCATCTAGGAGTCGTGGTAGAAGTGGCAAAATTAGCTCTTCATCCTCGGTACATAATGGTGCCTCATCAGGTAATGTTTATTTGATAAACCTAACTTCTTTTTGTAAATGTTTTGCAATATATAGTTCATTTACACTAATATACGTGAATGCAGATGGAAAAACGTATTATGGTTCTAACTTCGTACATTCCGATAAAATAGTTGGCATAATTAAACCATATGTCGAATCATACTACGACGTTGCaggtgatggaaattgtggttTCCGTACAGTTGCAACTTACTTTTTTGGTAGCGAAGAAGCGTGGCAGACAGTTAGGCATAACATTCGAAATGAAATAATTGATAACCGTTGTCTGTATGAAAGAGTGTTTGTTGATAGTGTTGATGCAGCTATTCGTAGGATAAGTTGGGACGGTGCAGGTTGTACGCCGGATTATTGGATGCACCGTCCATCTCTACATCAGCCGCCTCATCCTGTCCTCCGACACGCTCCTCCTGTGCTGCATATGCCCTCTGGGCGTCCGCCATGAACCGCTGCTGCTCTGTCCGCTGTCGCCGAGCAGAGGCAGTAACAACACGTGAAGTCGTATGTCTGTGGCCAGAACCCGCCTCAACAACATCATCCTGTAAAattacttatttattatattcaatttaccattttccttaatttttatGTGTTCGGGTCTGCCTACGATCGGTCCgagctaatttttttttttaaaaaagcaCAAACCGGCCCGGTTTTGGCCTGGGCGGGTGGTTTACACCACCTGGCCGCAGGGCAAACGGGTGCGGTGCACCAGTCGGCCATAGGGCCGACTGGTGCGCCGCAAACGTTTGGCCCCTCGGTCAAACGGATGGGGAACCCGTCCGACCGAGGGGAAAAACGGGTGCGCCGCGCGGCCCACCAGATCCACCATAAGGTGGAACGGGTAGCGATCCCATCCCACCTTACGGTGGATCGGGTGCGCCGCGCGGCCCACCAGACGGTGGATCGCACGACGATTACTTGCTCCACCAAAGGTGGAACGGACAGTTCGTCCGTTCCACCTTTGGTGGAGCAAGGAAATCGCACCCGTTTAGCGTGATTTCTGCGTTTTTTTGCCTCCGATTTCGGAGGCGAAAATCATGATTtcgttaatttttttaaacaaaaacacTTACCGCAATACCCATGAATCCTTTGCCTATGCCTACCCTTGGTGCCATGTCgttttagctcggttttttAAAAATGCAAAGAAGGTAGAAAGGATTTGAG includes:
- the LOC136226367 gene encoding phosphoglucan phosphatase DSP4, amyloplastic isoform X2, with protein sequence MDCLHYLPKSSVLPFHAFKCHPIISIRSSSSSSVSVNAVGVINLTHRYPSMAVKAISGSASSSDTSGADTKEEEKKSETYSHNMTEAMGAVLTYRHELGMNYNFIRPDLIVGSCLQSPEDVDKLRSIGVKTIFCLQQDSDLEYFGVDIKSIQEYAKECGDIQHVRAEIRDFDAFDLRIRLPAVVSKLSRAVNQNGGVTYIHCTAGLGRAPAAASKRSCFPKIDAIKSATADILTGLRKRLVTLTWKNGECSRVEISGLDIGWGQGIPLLLDKQQGLWILQRQLLEGRYEYKYVVDGEWLYNEHEPFTSPNKDGHVNNYVEVVADGTDSTSAAVRKRLSEGDAELTTEEQIKVRAFLETCPDDE
- the LOC136226367 gene encoding phosphoglucan phosphatase DSP4, amyloplastic isoform X1, which codes for MDCLHYLPKSSVLPFHAFKCHPIISIRSSSSSSVSVNAVGVINLTHRYPSMAVKAISGSASSSDTSGADTKEEEKKSETYSHNMTEAMGAVLTYRHELGMNYNFIRPDLIVGSCLQSPEDVDKLRSIGVKTIFCLQQDSDLEYFGVDIKSIQEYAKECGDIQHVRAEIRDFDAFDLRIRLPAVVSKLSRAVNQNGGVTYIHCTAGLGRAPAAAMAYMFWVQGYKLNDAHDLLLSKRSCFPKIDAIKSATADILTGLRKRLVTLTWKNGECSRVEISGLDIGWGQGIPLLLDKQQGLWILQRQLLEGRYEYKYVVDGEWLYNEHEPFTSPNKDGHVNNYVEVVADGTDSTSAAVRKRLSEGDAELTTEEQIKVRAFLETCPDDE
- the LOC136226367 gene encoding phosphoglucan phosphatase DSP4, amyloplastic isoform X3 — its product is MNYNFIRPDLIVGSCLQSPEDVDKLRSIGVKTIFCLQQDSDLEYFGVDIKSIQEYAKECGDIQHVRAEIRDFDAFDLRIRLPAVVSKLSRAVNQNGGVTYIHCTAGLGRAPAAAMAYMFWVQGYKLNDAHDLLLSKRSCFPKIDAIKSATADILTGLRKRLVTLTWKNGECSRVEISGLDIGWGQGIPLLLDKQQGLWILQRQLLEGRYEYKYVVDGEWLYNEHEPFTSPNKDGHVNNYVEVVADGTDSTSAAVRKRLSEGDAELTTEEQIKVRAFLETCPDDE